One genomic segment of Hevea brasiliensis isolate MT/VB/25A 57/8 chromosome 3, ASM3005281v1, whole genome shotgun sequence includes these proteins:
- the LOC110646290 gene encoding transcription factor AS1: protein MKERQRWRAEEDALLRAYVKQYGPREWNLVSQRMNTPLNRDAKSCLERWKNYLKPGIKKGSLTEEEQRLVVRLQAKHGNKWKKIAAEVPGRTAKRLGKWWEVFKEKQQREQKENNRTVEPIDEGKYDRILETFAEKLVKERPTPTFVMATSNGGFLHTDPPAPATTLLPPWLSTSNCASSGRPPSPSVTLSLSPSTVVAPPPIPWLQPERGQDNTAFVIGSLPPHGSVPACENLMISELMECCKELEEGHRALAAHKKEAAWRLRRVELQLESEKSSRRREKMEEIESKIKALREEQKASLDRIEAEYREQLAELRRDAETKEQKLAEQWAAKHLRFSKFLEQMVCRPRLAEPNGR, encoded by the coding sequence ATGAAGGAGAGGCAGCGTTGGAGAGCTGAAGAGGACGCTTTGTTACGTGCATATGTTAAACAATATGGTCCTAGAGAGTGGAACCTTGTGTCACAGCGCATGAACACACCTCTAAACAGGGATGCTAAATCCTGCTTAGAAAGGTGGAAGAACTACCTCAAGCCTGGTATAAAAAAGGGATCTCTTACTGAAGAAGAGCAGCGTCTTGTTGTCCGACTTCAAGCCAAACACGGCAACAAATGGAAGAAAATTGCAGCGGAAGTTCCAGGTCGAACTGCTAAGAGACTAGGAAAGTGGTGGGAAGTGTTCAAAGAGAAGCAGCAGAGAGAGCAGAAGGAAAACAACAGGACAGTGGAGCCAATTGACGAGGGCAAGTACGATAGGATTCTAGAGACATTTGCAGAGAAGCTGGTAAAAGAACGCCCTACTCCAACATTTGTCATGGCCACTTCCAATGGGGGCTTTCTTCATACTGATCCCCCTGCTCCTGCAACAACTCTGCTTCCACCCTGGCTTTCTACTTCCAACTGCGCATCCTCTGGCAGGCCACCCTCCCCTTCTGTAACCCTAAGCCTCTCGCCATCAACAGTTGTAGCTCCTCCTCCAATCCCCTGGCTACAGCCTGAGAGAGGACAGGATAACACTGCTTTTGTTATAGGCAGTTTGCCACCTCATGGATCAGTCCCTGCTTGTGAGAATCTGATGATATCTGAGTTGATGGAATGTTGCAAAGAGTTGGAAGAAGGGCATCGCGCCTTGGCTGCACATAAGAAGGAGGCCGCCTGGAGGCTAAGAAGAGTAGAGTTGCAGCTGGAGTCAGAGAAATCAAGCCGGAGGAGGGAGAAAATGGAAGAGATAGAGTCGAAGATCAAGGCTCTTAGGGAAGAACAGAAGGCTTCTCTCGATAGAATTGAAGCAGAATACAGAGAACAATTAGCTGAATTGAGAAGAGATGCGGAAACGAAGGAGCAGAAGTTGGCTGAGCAATGGGCTGCAAAACATTTGCGTTTTTCCAAGTTTCTTGAACAAATGGTGTGCAGGCCTAGGCTTGCGGAGCCTAATGGCCGATGA